The sequence CAATTACTACGAATCCAATTCGCTATCCATATACTAGCTCCATCACAGACATACTTACTGTCCGTTCTTACTTCTATGTATGTCGTATTTAGCTCAACTGCTTTTTTCAAGCCCGAAATGGCTGCTGTTAATTCCATTCTGTTATTAGATGTAAAACTTTCAGCGCCAGATAGTAGAAATACGTTATTATCTGCTCTTATGAGAGATGCCCATCCTCCTTTTCCTGGATTACCTAGACATGACCCGTCGCAATAAACGATTCCAACATTCATAAATATATAACAGTCTTATTATATTACTTAAACGTGTAGAGATTGAAGACTGATGGATAGTCCACTTATATATTGCTTTTGATGTTATTGCAAATATATTTACTCATCATCGTGCAAAAAGTTTACTGACGAAATATCTAAAACTTCAAAGCAAATATTTATTTAGTTGAAAAAAGTAAGAAGCGTATATACAATCCATGAAGCACTCAAAAATAGACAGGAAATAGATGCCATTCGTTTATTCATTGCACCATCTCATGAATCAAAAAACACTATTCGTAGCTATACTCGTGACAATTGTGTTGGTAATAGCAGTTGCTACATATGTAGAATTTATCAGAAAGCGAGAAAAAAGTGCTATGTATAAAAAGCAGAGCGTGGCGCAGCTAGAAAGCCTTATAGATGAAAGAATATCCAATTATATTCAAAAAAATCCTGAGAAGTTAGCCGTTATAGTAGAAGAATACTATAATAAGAAGAGATTTGACGATGAAGTGGAAGAAATATTTCAAGGAGTACAAAACGATCCTAGTGTATCAATCTTACCAACAGGGCAGCAGAATTTAGATGAAGTTCAGATGGTCATATTTTTCGATTATCTTTCCGAAGCTTCTAGAGCTTTTCTTTCGATTCAGAAGGAATTTGCGCAACAAACAAAAGTTCCAGTTAGAATTTTCTATAAAGGGATACCTGGTACGGAAGATTCTGTTGTACTTACAAAGATTGCGATTGCTTCTTACATTATTTCTCCTTCTGGATATCAAGCATTGCATGAAGCATTTCTCACAGCGCCAATAGCAGATTTGAGAGATTATGATAAAATAATGTCCATAGTGCAAAATGCTGGAATCAATATAGAGAAATTAAACGCTCTTCTAATTGATTCAGAAGCTACATCGTCAATAGAGACTATTTTAGCGAATAACGTAGACTCAGCGCAGCATATCGGAGTAAGAGTTACCCCTTCGTTTCTTGTTAAAAATAAGCTTTTTGATGGCACTCAGTCGGTAGATAACTTGAACAACATCGTAGGTAATGTCTTACAAGATGAAGAAAAGGAGATTGCAGAACTTGCTGAAGATAAGGAAGATATGGAAGTGGTGAAAGTGGAAGAAGAGAAACATCCTTGATTTAATGTTTTAGCGAGTTGAAGATTTTTTCAAATGTACTTGGAAGAAATTCTTTCTCGTTCTTTTTGAACCACTCTTTGATTATTTCTAAGCAATCTACGGATAAATGATTAAGAAATCCTTCGAGAGATATCATTCCTTTATGCATCATCGCTAAATTTGGATTCATATCAATGTCGAAGTTATCTACTATGGACAGTAATTCTTTTAACAAAGTTGAAATCGCATATTCTTTCTTCGAATTTTGCACCGCTATCATGATGCTTCTGCATGCTATTGAGAAGGTGTATTTTGTAGAGGGATTTAAATATGATGCTTGTATATGAAGTTCCGCTACGTCGTCATAATTTTCTTCTAGAAAAGCTTTTATAATCCTTCCAAAAACTCTTCCATCTTTTTTAGATATACTACCTATCATTCCAAAATCTAAAGCGACTACGCTATCATTGTGAAATAGAAAATTTCCTATATGTGGATCTGCATGAAAGAAACAGTCAATGTAAATTTGAGAGAGGACAAAATCCGCCACCATTCTTGCTATGTATTCTCTTTTTTCGACAATAGAGTTATCTGTTACAGATATTCCATCAATCCACTCCATCACAAGCATTTTATTTGTAGAGTGTTTTAATTCTAGTTTTGGTATTTTTATATTACATCTTCGTGTTGTATAAGAATGATGCATTCTTTCTATTGTTGCTGCTTCCATATATAAATTGAACTCACTTTTTGACGTAATATTTATATTTTCTACTATTCTCAATAGCTTCATTCTTATTTTTTTTGATAGCACTATGGAGTGCTTTATTATAAAGGATATAAAAGAAATATTATCATAAAATCTCTGCTCTATGTTTTGTTTTAATAATTTTACGGCATAGACGTTATTATCAACTTCTACTTTATATACTTCAGCTATTGAGCCAGCGGCTATAAATGTGATATTTTTTGTATTTGGAAAGCTATTTCTAATCCTATTCATAGATGTGGTAGGATTTTGTATAGTGACGTTATCGTATAATTTTTCAAATTCGCTAACTATTTCGTAATTTATTACATCTTGTCTTGTAGAAAGTACCTGCCCTAGTTTTACAAACGCAGGACCTAAGTCAGTCATGATAACGCATAATGTTTTACCGACATTACGTAATGCAAGTTTTTTCTTATGCGAAGCTTTATGACAATTATAAAGTATTACGTAAAAAAGAATTTTTGCAGAGCACGGCTTTAGCAGTAATCTAAGTGACTTGAAAAAGTACCGCATTAAAGATATAGAAGGATAATGACTTAAGTTGTTACATATTTTATGTATAGTGTAACTTGCCTTAGAATGAAACTTCTAAGTCGTAATTGTTTGTGAGAATTGATGTATTTTGTGCGTCATTTACACTACCTCTCTTGTTTCCGAGTGAAGTATCTTACGATTTCCGGTATTACGAAAATGCTTAAAATAATTAATATAGAAAACGTATTGTTAATCTCATAATGCGCGATTTTTAGCAACATTTTGCTACCTACGAAAATCAGTGTAAATCCTAAGCTTAATTCTAAAAATAACGCAGTATGTATTATTCCTGAAAGGAAATGATATATCGTTCTCAGTCCTAGTACAGCAAAAGCATTTGATGAGAAGATAATAAAGCTACTATCTGTCACTGAAGCTATTGCAGGTATTGAGTCTAATGCGAAGAGTAAATCCGCCTTCTCTACTAGTAATAATATTCCGAATAATCTTGTTATTACCAGAGTACCATCACGTATAACAAAAAATTTATCTCCTATATAATCTTTATCAAATGTTATTCGTAATTTACGCAAGATTATTGGTGAGAATTTCGTTAGCCATCTAATGAATATCCCAGCTTCTTTCTCTTCATGTTTTGCAGCGACGATATTGCTTTTAGAATGATTTTTTTTAAAAAATTTATTCACAACTTTTATACCTCCTACGAGTAAAATAGCGCCAAAAATTGCTATAATCCAGTTGAATTTTGCTATTATAGGTATACCTAGTAGTATGATAGTCATTCTCATCATGATTGCGCCTATTATACCCAACATTAAGATCTTGTACTGCTGTTTTTTGCTGATTTTAAAAGCATCAAATAACATTATAAAAACAAATACATTATCTATGCTAAGTGATAATTCAATCAAATACCCTGTGATAAACTGTTCAACGAATGATATGTCTCGTGTATAGAAATAGAAATACGTCATGAAGCATACTATTGATGCAGTCAACACATACAGTACGGTGCTTATGTTTTCACTTTTTTGCGCTTGTTTTGAATGTTTGTTATGTAACACGAATTCAAACATTATGAGGACTACAAACAGTATAAAAGTCCCAATCCAATGATATATGGAGAACATTTTCCTTTATCGAAGTTTATTTAAATTTCTACCGTTTCTGTGCATCGTTACGTGCGAGATAGAATATAGTCCATATGTAGAAGCATAACAGAGTCACGTATAACATAAGATACATTGGAAATGTGAAAGAGAGCTTTGTACCGGATACTACTTTTGAAAGTGCTTCTGTACGAGTTAAAATATTAAAGACTAAATACGGTTGTCGTCCTACTTCACTGACATACCATCCTGCTATATTAGCTATCCACCCAGAAAAAGTCATGAGAATAAGAGTAATATTTAGAAATTTGTTATAACGTTTCCTTATTATCACGCGATATGCGCCATAGATACCGACGAAAAGCATTAAAAATCCCATTCCAACCATTATTCGAAAAGCAAAAAATACCGGTAATACTGGAGGATGTGTTTCAAAGCTATCTATACCTTGCACCTCTCCATTCCAGCTATGAGTCAGTATCAAGCTGCTTAATTTTGGAATTTCTATCGAGTATGCAGTTTCTGCTTTTTTTTCATTCGGTATGCCAAAAATCACAAGAGGTATACCTTTTTCTGTCTTCCATAATCCTTCCATAGCAGCGATTGCGGCAGGATTATGCTTCAACACGTTAAGTCCATGCAAATCTCCTAGAATTATTTGTATCGGCAGCAATACTACAATAAGAAATATACCGAAATTCTTACCCTTTGTTACGCTTTCATTATTACTGTTTTTTATTTCCTTATACGTCTCTACTCCTGCTATGAGAAATGCTGCAGTAATACCCGAGCCTATTAGTACATGCGAAAATTGGTAAGGAAACGACGGATTAAATATGATTTGAAACCAATCCTTTGCGATGACTACGTCATTCACAATCTCAAACCCCGCTGGAGTATGCATCCAACTATTTAAGCTGATGATCCAAAATGCAGATAGCGTAGTGCCGATAGCGACAAGAAGAGTTGCAATATCATGTAATATATTTGGCACTCTACCAAATCCAAAAAGCATTATACCGAGGAAAGTAGCTTCCAAAAAGAAAGCGCTTAGCACTTCATTACCAAGCAAAGGCCCTGCTATGTTACCAACTTTTTCCATAAAACCTGGCCAATTCGTACCAAATTGGAATGACATTGTTACGCCGCTTACGATGCCAAAAGTGAAAGAAAGTCCAAATATTTTCGTCCAGAACATGTATAATTTCTTCCAACTTTCGGATTTGCTTTTATTGAAAGCATACTTGAAGTATAGCAATATCCAGCTCAAAGCAATCGTAATCGATGGAAATAAGATGTGAAAAGTGATATTGGCTGCAAATTGCAACCTTGCTAACATCTCAGCTGTCATAACGCACAAATTAACCCTACATACTGGTAAATTGTATCATTATTTCAGAGAGTTTGCAAAATCATACTAAACGATGTACAATGCACTTTGACTTAATGTGGAAAGTATCTGGTGTATCTATGCAAGAACCTTTTCAAATAGGTGACAGAGTCATCTATCCGTCCAGAGGAATAGGACAAATAGAAAGCGAGTGTAATACGGAAATTGCTGGAGTTATCATCTCATCTTATGAAATAGTTTTCATCAATGATAAGGTGAGGGTGAAAGTGCCAAAGGATAAAATTGAGACTGTAGGTTTGCGTCATATTAGTACGAAACAGGAGTTAGAGAATGCAATCTCTGTGCTTAGAAGTCCGAAAACTCCAAGGAGAGGAATGTGGGGAAGAATAGCAAGAGAATATGCTGCTAAGATAGCATCAGGAAACTTATCTGAGATTGCTGGAGTGTTGCGCGATCTGTACAGTTCTAATATGGCTGATGTATCAAGTGGTGCGAAAAAGCTATATGAAAGTGCATTAATACTTTTTAGTACAGAATTTAGCATAGTTTTTGACTGTGAATTGGAAGAAGCTAAGCGTTACGTGATCGGTATACTGCACTATAGAGAGCATTAAATGCGTCAATACTCTCCTTTCCTCTACTAGAGAGCTTATATCTCCGATATGATATTTTTTCTTATGGAGATTTGTGAGATGTGCTATTTCTTACTATTCTGCTGTCGTTGTTTTCAATATTTTGACCATCCAGTCAGGTATTTGTGAGTGATGAATGTATCTTGCGAAGAGAAAAGAGAAAGGCTACTTTCCGATGTGATCAATATGTAGTCCAGTATCTTTATATTCGTATTATGCAACATATCATAGAGGCGAGGTATTATCAAAAGTGCGTATGCCATGTCTGTGCAATTGTAATGCACCATAACGACAGATACTGCTTTTCTTGCTACTGCCAATCTCAGAAATTCTTCTTCATCGCATTTTGATTTGCCATCTATAGTTACTCCAATTACATCAGAGGCAATTAGCATATTATCCTCATTTAAAGTTAGTATCTTTAATATCTTACAACTCTCATGAGGTACTTTTAATTCGCAATATCTTATTACGCTAATGCAGCTATCTAATGTAATACGCTTTATACCGCTATCATACATATAGCAACGGTAAAAAAGTTCTGATATTACGGCGAAAAATTCCTCTACTCCTGTACCGATATTTTTCTCATCTTTTATATCTCTATATTCGTGAAATATTGTCTTTAGAGACGTATATTTTCCTAATAAGCTTTTTGCCAATTTGTTGGTATCTCTTCTACTAAATACCTGAAATAATAACATCTCTAGCAAATGCTCTTCTCTAGTAGTGCCAAATTTTGCTTTACGAAACAGATTTCTTATTCTCTTTCTATGGCCTAACGACATTAATATTTTTGAACAATAAAATATGTCGCGTATAGTACATTGAAGTAAAGGCGATGATCAAGCTTACTTTGCCATATTTGTAGTGAAGAGAATATCAAAAATACTTTTTAGGAAATTAAAATAAAAATGATATTTTAAGTGATAATGATGGCATGACGAGTTTCAAAATATTATTTGCATTCTTTTCATCCCACATTTCGTCATTCATATTTTGTTGCGTCGGTGCCATTCGATCTCCTTGTGCAAGATGTACTTCGTCATCTTCTGATATATCGTTATGAAGTCCTTCATTCATTCCAGCGTTAGAGAAGAGTGTATAACTTAATTGTGTTGAGAGAATATTTTTATAATCAAACTTAATGCCAGCACTTACACTAATAGCTTGCGCTTTATTGGTACGTGATCTTCTTGTGCTATTTATGCTATACTCGACATGATGTGCTGTAATTGTACCATAACCACCAACGCTGAATTCTTCTAATTTTTTCATATACCCATAAGAAAATGGTGTTGATAATATCCATGATATTTTAACTTTCTTGCTACTTATATTACACAATCCTGCCCCTACTCCACCTGATGCGTATGAAAAAAATTTACCAATCGTTTGAAGATAATGAATTCTATCGTAATCAAATGTTACTACCTCAGAGTTAGCAGATTTTATCTTAGAATAGCTTACGCCAATGCTGTTGACATAATTTGCCGCATGCCCTTCTTTATGAAGAGTTATGACGTTTATTGCAATGCCACAAATAAGCAGAACAATATACCTTGTACACATATGACTCTTTCTCGCGTATGATAAAAAAAATTTTGTGTATTATATATGAAGAATGGCGCGCTTTCAATGCTCAATTCGCCGATTATTTGCGGAGATATTGTTATGAATGTAAATTTCATAATAAAATTCTCTCTGTGATATAAAGATGATAGGAAATCATAATATTGTACTTCATATACTTGACTTTATAAGAGAAATTTTTATACCATCAGCGTTACTTATTGAATGTGAAATGTCTTATGTTTGCCGTAATATCAGAAGGTGCAAAGCAGTATTTAGTATCGCTTGGTTCCGTGATAAAGATCGAAAGAGTGAATCAAAATGTAGGAGAGAAGTTTGAATGCAGTAATGTAATAATATGTTCTGATGGTAACGAGTCTTCTATGCGCAAAGGTAAGGTGGTGTGCGAAGTTACCGAGCATGCGAAAGATGATAAAATCTTAATCTTTAAGAAACGAAGAAGGCATACGTATAGAAGGCTTCGAGGGCATAGGCAGTGCGTTTCTTTTGTGAAAGTTGTGGATATAGTGCTGCATTAAGCATTGTATCAAAGAATTTAGTGTTATATATGTAATTTATTGTAAGTTATGGCAACCAAGAAGGCGGGCGGTAGCTCGAGAAACGGTCGTGATTCCAGAGGGAGGCGGCTTGGATTAAAACGCTCTGGAGGACAAGCTGTAAGAGCTGGTAACATAATTGTGAGACAGCGTGGTACTAAATATCATCCTGGAGTCAATGTAGGGCTTGGTAAAGATCATACTATATTTGCATTGTGTGATGGATATGTTGTCTTTAGAAGAGGTTATAAAGATCGTAATTATGTGAGTGTCTCAAGCATTTCTCCGTATACATGTTCCGCAAGTAATTAGAGAAATAGCAATTTTGTGATGAATTCGAAAGGCGAATTGATACATTCTAGATATAGTTGGGATCAGTACTTCATGAGTATGGCTTATATGGCTTCAATGAAGAGCAAAGATCCAAAGACTAGAGTTGGATGTGTGATAGTAGGTAATTCTTCCTCCATATTAAGCACTGGATATAATGGACTCTCTCGTAATGTGGAAGATCTAGCTTCGCGCTATCATTCTTCAGAATTGAAGTACGCAATGTCTAATCATGCCGAAGAAAATGCAATACTGAATGCCGCAAGAAATGGAATAAAAATCGATGATGCTACGCTTTATACGAATTGGATGCCATGTATTGCGTGTAGCAAGAGTATAATCCAAGTAGGTATAAAAAGAGTTGTGTATCACACTGAATATCCTGGTAATGCTAGCGATGTAGCACATAATCCAAAACACGGATTTGATATTGCAAAAGTGATACTGCAAGAAGCCAATGTGTTGTTAGAAGGAGTAAGCTGCGAAATTATCAAAATAAGAGGATTATATAAATTCAAGAAAATTGATGTATAGCATTTTAACCTTATTTAGAGAGATAATTATCGCATAATTCACTTCTCAAAGTTACTCTTTTCTTACGCCGTAAAATGTTTTCTCGAAAAAAATAGAGAATTTTTGAATTGCGTGTAATATTTCATTTCGTCTGATAAAAATTAGTTATCTGTATGCAGAATATGTATGATGTAGTATGTAAGCCGTCAATTGAGAGATTAAGGCAAGCGAAAGCATACGATATATGTTGTTACGCTATAAAGGATTCGATAATTGCAGAATACGTAATTATAGCGGAGTGTACTTCCACAAGGCATGCTATATCCACTGCAAACGATATATTAGAGTATTTGAAAATTCTTGGTATATCTTCCGCAATGGTAGAAGGCATAAGAAGCGGCGAATGGATTCTTTTAGATATAGGTACGGTAATAATGCACATCTTTACAAAGGAATCGAGAGAATATTATAGTCTTGAAGAGTTTATGACAAATTCTGGCGCTATTATAATGCAAGGAGAGGTATGAAAAGAAAAACTCAGCAGTATATCAGAAACTTTTCCATCATTGCGCATATAGATCATGGAAAGTCTACTATAGCAGATAGGCTAATTGAAGCATGTAAAGGAGTAGAGATGCGCGATATGAAAGCGCAGATCCTCGATTCAATGGATATAGAGAAAGAGCGTGGTATCACTATAAAAGCGCAAACTGTGAGGCTACTCTATACAGCATCGGATGGAAATGAGTATATACTCAATCTTATAGATACTCCGGGACATGTAGATTTTAGCTATGAAGTAAGCCGATCTCTTGCTGCCTGTGAGGGAGCTATTTTGGTGGTAGATGCGTCTCAAGGTGTTGAAGCACAAACTCTTGCTAATGTGTACAAAGCGATAGATGCAGAGAATGAGATTATTCCTGTACTCAACAAAATAGATTTGCCCGCAGCAGATCCGGATAAAGTAGCTATGCAAATACGTGATATTATTGGCCTTGATATAGCAAATATCATCAAAGTCTCTGCTAAAACAGGTGTAGGCATTGCTGATATTTTAGAAGGTATAGTAAAGCTTTTACCACCTCCAGGAGGCGATATCGATAAACCGCTTAAAGCGCTATTATTGGATAGTTGGTATGATAAATACTTAGGAATTGTAGTCTTAGTCCGTGTGATAGATGGAGAAGTCAAAAAAGGTGATGAAATTGTAATGATGTCAAGTAATGCTAAATATACTGTAGAAAATATAGGGATATTTACACCGAAAAAAGTAAATGTAGATTCTCTGAGTGCTGGCGAATGTGGCTTTATAGTAGCGACAATAAAACAGGTAAAAGATTGTAAAGTAGGCGACACTATTACTAATGGAAGATTTCCATGCGATAAGGCTTTACCTGGCTTTAAACCGAGTCTTCCAGTAGTATTTTGCAGCATATATCCAGTGGACAGTACGGAATTCTCACTTTTAAAAGAGAGTTTAGAAAAACTGAATCTCAATGATGCTAGTTTTACTTATGAAACGGAAAATTCAGCTGCGCTTGGTTTTGGTTTTAGATGTGGTTTTCTCGGAATGCTACACTTTGAGATTATTCAAGAAAGAATAGAAAGAGAATTTAATGTTGGTCTTGTTACCACTCCTCCGAGTGTGATATACAAAGTCACTCTCTTTTCCGGAGATAATATCGATGTGCATAATGCAGCAGATATGCCCGATCCATCAAGAATAAGAAGCATGCAAGAACCATGGATCAAAGCTGTTATGATGACGCCGGATCAGTATATAGGAGTGATACTAGAATTATGTAATTCTAAGAGAGGAGAGCATGTAAGTCTTACGTATTCTGGTGATAGAGTAGTCATTACTTACATGTTACCTTTGAACGAAGTAGTGTATGATTTTTATGATAAATTGAAATCTTGTTCACGAGGGTATGCTAGTTTTGATTGGGAGAAAGCTGATTACAGAGATGGAGATCTAGTAAAACTTAATATTATGATTAATGGTGAAAGTGTAGATGCGATGTCTACTATCATACATCGGACGCGTGCTGAAAGTAGAGGACGGGAAATATGCGAAAGATTGAGTAAACTTATACCAAAGCATATGTTTCCTATACCGATACAAGCTGCAATAGGAGGAAAGATCATAGCAAGAGAGACAATTAGCGCATTGAGAAAGAATGTGACAGCTAAGTGCTATGGTGGAGATATCACAAGAAAAAGAAAATTGCTTGAGAAGCAAAAAGAAGGTAAGAAGCGTATGAAATCTATAGGAAGAGTAGACGTACCGCAGTCAGCGTTTGTATCTTTGCTAAAAGGCGAAATAAAAAATGATAATTGATTTTTCTTCTATTAGAAATTTTTATTAACGGCTTCCATATTGCTTTTGACCGCTATTCTATTATCGAAAACGAAGCAATCTCCTATCCATTTTGAGTCGGAAGAAGTTCCGCATTCTTGAAGATATCTTATAATTCCGCCATCTAGATGAAACACATTGTGAAATCCTTTCATTTTAAGGTACGATGTGGTCTTTTCACATCTTACACCTCCAGTGCAGTACATTGCGATTGCATTATCCTTGTCAAGTGTGGCGACATAATCATCAAGCCAGTGAAAGAATTCTGAGAAATTTTCCACTTTTGGATCTATTGCATCTTTAAAAATGCCGACGCAAGTCTCGTAGCTATTTCTAGTATCTATAAGCTTTGTGTGCTTATCATCAAGTAGTGCATTCCATTCACGAAATTTTAAGTAGGTACCTGGAGAAAATGGTATATCATCAATTCCTCTTACTGTAATAATTTGAGGCTTGATTTTTACCTTCAACTTTTCAAATGGATGAGAATGAGAGTAATTTATTTTATAATCCATAGCATGTCTCGTGATTTTTGAGATCTCGTCTAAAACTTGTGCCTCTCTCTCAGAAGACACGGAAATAGTCGCATTCAATCCTTCTTCAGCTATCAGTATAGTGCCTTTCACATTATTTTTTGTCAGCAAATCCTTTAGTTGTGTTTGTATTTCTACCGTATTTGCGATGCGGAAGAATTTATAAAATGTTGCTATTGAGAATTGTGACATTTCAGAAAAAGACTGATAACTCCAGTAAGCTTTGTCTAGCACATACCTGTAATAATCTCAACTATAAGACTCAACTTAAATGCCTATTTTCAATATGGCTTGTATTTTTTCCGTAAATTGTTTAAATTTCGATCACTAAAATTTTGGTCGTATATATGATAAACAGAAAGCGCAGAGCCGCAAGAACTAGAGTGAGAATGAAGCTGCACAACAAATCGAATAGAATGAGAATGACGGTCTTTATATCGAATTGCCACATTTATTCTCAAGTGATTGACGATACAAGTGGTAACGTGTTACTTGCAGCATCTACTTTGAGTATGAAAGCAGATTCCTCCAGTAAGCCAAATTATTCGAATGCTGCATGTGCGG is a genomic window of Candidatus Fokinia solitaria containing:
- a CDS encoding rhodanese-like domain-containing protein, with product MLDKAYWSYQSFSEMSQFSIATFYKFFRIANTVEIQTQLKDLLTKNNVKGTILIAEEGLNATISVSSEREAQVLDEISKITRHAMDYKINYSHSHPFEKLKVKIKPQIITVRGIDDIPFSPGTYLKFREWNALLDDKHTKLIDTRNSYETCVGIFKDAIDPKVENFSEFFHWLDDYVATLDKDNAIAMYCTGGVRCEKTTSYLKMKGFHNVFHLDGGIIRYLQECGTSSDSKWIGDCFVFDNRIAVKSNMEAVNKNF
- the rplR gene encoding 50S ribosomal protein L18, with amino-acid sequence MINRKRRAARTRVRMKLHNKSNRMRMTVFISNCHIYSQVIDDTSGNVLLAASTLSMKADSSSKPNYSNAACAVRLGQEIAKKCKEASIEKIIFDKGAKRYHGVVKAFAESARSSGLDF